A portion of the Syntrophus gentianae genome contains these proteins:
- a CDS encoding putative quinol monooxygenase translates to MFGILFRIEAKPGKYQELVDFMKWDGEVCRDQEPGTLRFEFYRDPKDENALYVYEAYRDTQAFEAHKDHAPFQRWVSGLQNELGTNLKILFRGEAAWSPED, encoded by the coding sequence ATGTTTGGCATTCTCTTCAGAATTGAAGCAAAACCGGGAAAGTATCAGGAACTTGTTGATTTTATGAAATGGGACGGGGAAGTATGCAGAGATCAAGAGCCAGGGACCCTGAGGTTTGAGTTTTACCGGGATCCAAAGGACGAAAATGCCCTGTATGTTTACGAGGCATACCGTGACACCCAGGCGTTCGAAGCTCACAAGGACCACGCTCCTTTTCAGCGCTGGGTATCCGGTCTGCAAAACGAGTTGGGAACCAATCTCAAGATCTTGTTCAGGGGCG